A genomic region of Mycobacterium sp. Aquia_213 contains the following coding sequences:
- the hsaC gene encoding iron-dependent extradiol dioxygenase HsaC — MSIRSLGYLRIEATDMAAWRDYGLKVLGMIEGKGATEGALYLRMDDFPARLVIVPGEHDRLIEAGWECANAAGLQEIRNRLDVEGTPYKEATAAELADRRVDEMIRFSDPSGNCLEVFHGAALEHRRVVSPYGHKFVTEEQGLGHVVLTTRDDEETLHFYRDVLGFKLRDSMRLPPQVVGRPADGPPAWLRFLGCNPRHHSLAFMPGQTPSGIVHLMVEVGEADDVGLCLDRALRKKVPMSATLGRHVNDLMLSFYMKTPSGFDIEFGCEGRQVEDDGWVARESTAISLWGHDFSVGFKG, encoded by the coding sequence ATGAGCATTCGCTCTCTGGGCTATCTGCGCATTGAGGCCACCGACATGGCGGCCTGGCGTGATTACGGTTTGAAAGTCCTCGGCATGATCGAGGGCAAGGGTGCCACCGAGGGTGCCCTGTATCTGCGGATGGACGATTTCCCGGCCCGGCTGGTGATCGTCCCCGGCGAGCACGACCGGCTCATCGAAGCCGGCTGGGAATGCGCGAACGCCGCTGGCCTGCAAGAGATCCGGAACCGGCTCGACGTCGAGGGCACGCCGTACAAGGAGGCCACCGCCGCCGAGTTGGCCGATCGCCGAGTGGACGAGATGATCCGGTTCTCGGACCCGTCGGGTAACTGCCTGGAGGTCTTCCACGGCGCCGCCCTCGAGCATCGCCGCGTGGTCAGCCCGTATGGGCACAAGTTCGTCACCGAGGAACAGGGCCTGGGACACGTGGTCTTGACCACCCGTGACGACGAAGAGACGCTGCACTTCTACCGGGATGTGCTGGGCTTCAAGCTGCGGGACTCGATGCGGCTGCCGCCGCAGGTGGTCGGCCGGCCCGCGGACGGACCGCCCGCGTGGCTGCGATTCCTGGGCTGCAACCCGCGTCATCACAGCCTGGCCTTCATGCCCGGACAGACCCCCAGCGGCATCGTGCACCTGATGGTCGAGGTGGGAGAGGCCGACGACGTCGGCCTGTGCCTGGACCGCGCGCTGCGCAAGAAGGTGCCGATGTCGGCGACGCTGGGCCGCCACGTCAACGACCTGATGCTGTCCTTCTACATGAAGACCCCCAGCGGATTCGATATCGAATTCGGTTGTGAGGGAAGACAAGTCGAAGACGATGGTTGGGTCGCCCGGGAGAGCACCGCGATCAGCCTGTGGGGTCACGACTTCAGCGTCGGCTTCAAGGGCTGA
- the hsaB gene encoding 3-hydroxy-9,10-secoandrosta-1,3,5(10)-triene-9,17-dione monooxygenase reductase subunit has translation MTAAPIDPRTFRSVLGQFCTGITIITTVHDDVAIGFACQSFAALSLDPPLVLFCPTKVSRSWQAIEASGRFCVNMLTESQKHVSARFGSKEPDKFAGIDWHASELGSPIIDGSLAHIDCTVASVHDGGDHFVVFGAVQSLSEAPKIKPRPLLFYRGEYTGIEPDKTTPAQWRDDLEAFLTTTTQDTWL, from the coding sequence ATGACTGCCGCGCCGATCGACCCGCGCACGTTTCGCAGCGTGCTCGGTCAGTTCTGCACCGGGATCACCATCATCACCACGGTGCACGACGACGTTGCGATCGGCTTCGCCTGCCAGTCGTTCGCGGCGCTGTCGCTGGATCCGCCGCTGGTGCTGTTCTGCCCGACCAAGGTGTCGCGTTCGTGGCAGGCCATCGAGGCCAGCGGCCGGTTCTGCGTCAACATGCTGACCGAGAGCCAAAAACACGTCTCGGCCCGATTCGGATCCAAGGAACCCGACAAGTTCGCCGGGATCGACTGGCACGCATCAGAACTCGGCTCGCCGATCATCGACGGCTCGCTTGCCCACATCGACTGCACGGTGGCATCCGTGCACGACGGCGGCGATCACTTCGTGGTTTTCGGTGCGGTGCAGTCGCTTTCGGAGGCGCCCAAGATCAAGCCGCGTCCGTTGTTGTTCTACCGCGGCGAATACACCGGGATCGAACCGGACAAGACGACGCCGGCTCAGTGGCGCGACGACCTGGAAGCGTTCCTGACCACCACGACCCAGGACACCTGGCTCTAG